A genome region from Desulfovibrio sp. JC010 includes the following:
- a CDS encoding septum formation initiator family protein, whose translation MLRRRVLLGLLVIINLVLLIRLGLSEQGFFGYLELDEKVQELEHKIEAADNRTLELSREIRRLKTDRAYQEKIIRSRMNYVKDNEVLYIFPESVKENKQGAGADAKQD comes from the coding sequence ATGCTGCGGCGTAGAGTATTGCTGGGACTTCTGGTCATAATCAACCTTGTGCTTTTAATCCGTCTGGGACTTAGTGAACAGGGATTTTTCGGCTATCTTGAACTGGATGAAAAGGTGCAGGAGCTGGAGCATAAGATTGAAGCTGCAGACAACCGGACCCTTGAACTCAGCAGGGAAATACGCAGGCTTAAGACAGACCGCGCGTATCAGGAGAAAATCATCCGCAGCAGGATGAATTACGTCAAGGATAACGAAGTTTTGTACATTTTTCCTGAATCAGTAAAAGAAAATAAACAGGGAGCAGGTGCAGATGCAAAGCAAGATTGA
- the pgsA gene encoding CDP-diacylglycerol--glycerol-3-phosphate 3-phosphatidyltransferase, translated as MFNLANSLTLGRILAVPLIVVLLYYPNKLTMFLAAFVFFLASLTDFFDGYVARRSNQVTNLGKFLDPLADKLLICSTLIMLSYMGYVSGWISVVIVCRELAVTGLRAIAVDMGLVLAADKFGKLKTVTQSFALGPLLLHYPYFGIDMHDLGMWILYAAVFLTVFSGANYMYNLHKVWLTSE; from the coding sequence ATGTTCAACCTTGCCAATTCCCTGACTCTTGGACGTATTCTTGCGGTACCTTTAATTGTAGTTCTTCTCTACTACCCGAACAAACTGACCATGTTTCTGGCGGCCTTTGTTTTCTTTCTGGCTTCGCTGACCGACTTTTTTGATGGATATGTTGCCCGGCGCAGCAATCAGGTAACCAATCTCGGTAAGTTTCTTGATCCTCTGGCGGATAAGCTTCTTATTTGCTCTACACTGATCATGCTCAGCTACATGGGGTATGTAAGTGGTTGGATTTCCGTTGTGATTGTTTGCCGAGAGCTTGCTGTTACCGGACTGAGAGCTATCGCTGTAGATATGGGGCTGGTGCTGGCTGCCGATAAATTCGGTAAGCTCAAGACCGTTACCCAGAGCTTTGCGCTCGGACCGCTGCTGCTGCATTATCCGTACTTCGGCATTGACATGCACGATCTGGGAATGTGGATTCTCTACGCGGCTGTGTTCCTGACCGTATTTTCCGGTGCTAATTATATGTACAATTTGCATAAAGTCTGGTTAACTAGCGAATAA
- a CDS encoding Mrp/NBP35 family ATP-binding protein has protein sequence MSSSCSSCSSAPQKGGDKKASAAQALQNELISSTLQKIKYKIFVMSGKGGVGKSSVAVNIAAALADKGFKVGILDVDIHGPSVPHLLGITGQLDVERGNLVVPKKVNDNLHVVSMESLLKDPDQAVLWRGPMKTSAIRQFISDVQWGELDFLVVDSPPGTGDEPMTVLKTIPESLAVVVTTPQEVSLADVRKAINFLQYAKANIMGVVENMSGLVCPHCHENIDLFKKGGGEELAAKYSLPFLGAVPLDPTTVVAGDLGKPVVLLEEDSPAKLAFRKVAEEIAEAAESSFEVASSTHT, from the coding sequence ATGAGTTCATCGTGCAGTTCCTGTTCTTCTGCCCCGCAGAAGGGCGGCGACAAAAAGGCAAGTGCAGCCCAGGCTCTGCAGAATGAGTTGATTTCCTCAACTCTGCAGAAGATCAAATACAAAATTTTTGTAATGAGCGGCAAAGGCGGCGTAGGTAAAAGTTCCGTTGCGGTCAACATCGCAGCAGCCCTTGCTGACAAAGGGTTCAAGGTCGGTATCCTTGATGTTGACATTCATGGTCCTAGTGTTCCGCATCTGCTCGGAATTACCGGACAGCTTGATGTTGAGCGCGGAAACCTCGTTGTTCCCAAGAAGGTAAATGACAACCTGCATGTCGTTTCCATGGAATCCCTGCTCAAGGACCCGGATCAGGCTGTGCTCTGGCGCGGTCCCATGAAGACTTCCGCCATCCGTCAGTTTATTTCCGACGTTCAGTGGGGCGAGCTTGACTTTCTCGTAGTCGATTCCCCTCCGGGTACCGGTGATGAGCCCATGACCGTTTTGAAAACCATTCCCGAATCCCTTGCAGTGGTTGTGACCACCCCGCAGGAAGTTTCCCTTGCCGACGTACGTAAGGCTATCAACTTTCTGCAGTATGCCAAGGCCAACATCATGGGTGTGGTTGAAAACATGAGCGGGCTTGTCTGTCCTCATTGCCACGAAAATATCGACCTTTTCAAAAAGGGCGGCGGTGAAGAGCTTGCTGCAAAGTACAGCCTGCCTTTCCTCGGTGCGGTTCCCCTTGATCCCACCACCGTTGTTGCCGGTGATCTCGGCAAGCCTGTAGTTCTGCTTGAGGAAGATTCCCCGGCCAAGCTTGCTTTCCGCAAGGTGGCTGAAGAAATCGCCGAAGCCGCAGAAAGCAGCTTTGAGGTCGCTTCCAGCACCCATACCTAA
- a CDS encoding DUF368 domain-containing protein, producing MNFIQAWKNGPGPESARDYLVLILKGICMGVADIIPGVSGGTMAFITGIYDNLIDSIRSFNGRFIKSLLKFDLTGAVAEAHLKFLLPLLFGIVVAMVSMARVIHTLLGTHPVQVWSLFFGLIAASILVVGRRVGEISAKNILSGICGAVFSYFLVGLIPVTTPDTLWFVFICASISICAMILPGISGAFILLLLGKYEFITGAIRNPTNLENGAILLAFVCGCAFGISLFSRVLHFLLEKHHAITVSLLTGFMAGAMRKIWPWKEVLDSVVIRGKVHVLSEANVLPPAYDGEFASAVLLMVAGFAAVIILEWVSSARD from the coding sequence ATGAATTTCATTCAAGCATGGAAAAATGGTCCGGGCCCTGAGTCTGCGCGTGATTATCTGGTACTTATTCTTAAAGGTATCTGCATGGGCGTGGCTGATATTATTCCCGGTGTTTCCGGCGGCACCATGGCTTTTATCACCGGAATTTATGATAACCTCATTGATTCCATTCGTTCTTTCAACGGCAGGTTCATCAAAAGTCTGCTCAAATTTGATCTGACCGGGGCAGTTGCTGAAGCGCATCTTAAATTTCTGCTGCCCCTGCTGTTCGGGATTGTTGTGGCTATGGTTTCCATGGCCCGTGTTATCCATACTTTGCTGGGCACCCATCCGGTGCAGGTCTGGTCTCTTTTCTTCGGGCTTATTGCCGCTTCAATCCTTGTTGTGGGCAGGCGGGTTGGTGAGATTTCTGCAAAGAATATTCTTTCGGGCATCTGTGGGGCCGTATTCAGTTATTTTCTGGTTGGTCTGATTCCCGTAACTACGCCCGACACTCTCTGGTTTGTTTTTATCTGCGCTTCAATTTCCATCTGCGCCATGATTCTGCCCGGTATCAGCGGAGCTTTTATCCTTCTGCTGCTGGGTAAATACGAATTTATCACCGGAGCCATCCGCAATCCCACAAATCTGGAAAACGGGGCCATTCTGCTGGCTTTTGTCTGCGGCTGCGCTTTCGGTATTTCTCTTTTTTCCCGTGTGCTGCATTTTCTGCTGGAAAAACACCACGCCATAACCGTTAGTCTCTTGACCGGATTCATGGCCGGGGCCATGCGTAAAATCTGGCCCTGGAAAGAGGTTCTTGATTCAGTGGTGATACGGGGTAAGGTCCACGTGCTGAGCGAGGCCAATGTGCTGCCTCCTGCTTATGACGGGGAATTTGCGAGTGCCGTGCTTTTGATGGTTGCCGGATTCGCAGCAGTGATTATCTTGGAATGGGTATCTTCAGCCAGAGACTAG
- a CDS encoding protein-L-isoaspartate(D-aspartate) O-methyltransferase, with protein sequence MRIDPKRSRKKMVEEQIEARGVADKNVLDAMRKVQRHLFVQDALASRAYSDSALPIGEGQTISQPYIVAVMSELLRIEPGHKVLEIGTGSGYQAAVLAEMGADVFSIERIRKLFVSVRKLLFDLRYFNVQLKLDDGTMGWPENAPYDRIIVTAGGPEIPQYLIDQLADPGIMVIPVGGQRRVQRLMLVTKTDGKIETTDMGGCAFVDLVGKQGW encoded by the coding sequence GTGCGTATCGATCCGAAACGTTCCAGAAAGAAGATGGTGGAAGAGCAGATTGAAGCCCGTGGAGTGGCTGATAAAAATGTTCTGGACGCCATGCGTAAAGTTCAGCGGCACCTGTTCGTTCAGGATGCCCTTGCTTCCCGTGCTTATTCCGACAGTGCCCTGCCCATCGGTGAAGGGCAGACTATTTCTCAGCCGTACATCGTTGCAGTCATGTCCGAGTTGCTGCGTATAGAACCGGGGCACAAAGTTCTGGAAATCGGTACCGGGTCCGGCTATCAGGCCGCAGTGCTGGCCGAGATGGGCGCGGATGTCTTTTCCATAGAACGTATCCGCAAGCTTTTTGTCTCCGTGCGCAAGCTGCTTTTTGATCTGCGTTATTTCAATGTTCAGCTCAAATTGGATGATGGCACCATGGGCTGGCCGGAGAATGCACCCTATGACCGTATAATTGTTACTGCCGGTGGACCTGAGATTCCGCAATACCTCATTGACCAACTGGCTGATCCGGGTATCATGGTCATTCCCGTAGGCGGGCAGCGGCGTGTGCAGCGGCTCATGCTGGTAACTAAGACTGACGGTAAAATCGAAACCACCGACATGGGCGGCTGCGCCTTTGTTGATCTGGTGGGCAAGCAAGGCTGGTAG
- a CDS encoding CBS domain-containing protein yields MLKVNDLMTTELFTLSESDNLKMARSLMDLQRIRHIPIVNDEREFIGLVTHRDILRATISQLADIDPATQGEIDSGIPVGEIMRTDIKTISADTSLKEAAETLLNHKYGCFPVVNDKNGLIGILTEADFLKLTISLMDALENSDD; encoded by the coding sequence ATGCTGAAAGTCAACGATCTCATGACCACGGAACTGTTCACCCTTAGCGAATCTGATAATTTAAAAATGGCCAGGTCGCTCATGGACCTGCAACGCATAAGACATATCCCCATTGTTAACGATGAACGGGAATTCATCGGACTTGTAACCCACAGGGATATCCTGAGGGCTACAATCTCCCAGCTGGCCGACATTGACCCGGCCACACAGGGTGAAATTGATTCCGGTATTCCTGTCGGCGAAATCATGCGCACCGACATTAAAACCATTTCAGCAGATACATCGCTTAAAGAAGCCGCAGAAACACTGCTTAACCATAAGTACGGATGCTTCCCGGTGGTCAACGATAAAAACGGACTGATCGGCATCCTCACCGAAGCGGATTTCCTGAAGCTGACCATCAGCCTGATGGACGCTCTGGAGAACAGTGACGATTAA
- a CDS encoding metal-dependent hydrolase, translating into MPGYKGHITGSVVAGALVLVGLVQIGLYVIDPEQVVSLFVICVLGALFPDIDTDSKGKRIFYSAMLIMSLSLIYLEKFKWAAYLGVLAMLPGVSAHRGWTHTWWAMLLVPMPMLILPYYIYGQPFPLLLPYYVAFVVGYFSHLMLDGEF; encoded by the coding sequence ATGCCGGGATATAAAGGTCATATTACGGGGTCCGTTGTAGCAGGGGCCTTGGTGCTTGTGGGATTGGTTCAGATCGGGTTGTATGTCATCGATCCGGAGCAGGTGGTTTCGTTGTTTGTGATTTGCGTGCTGGGCGCGCTTTTCCCGGATATTGATACGGATTCAAAGGGCAAGAGGATATTTTATTCCGCCATGCTTATTATGTCTTTATCTTTGATTTATCTGGAAAAATTTAAATGGGCTGCCTATCTGGGAGTTCTTGCCATGCTTCCCGGTGTCAGTGCCCACCGGGGCTGGACCCATACCTGGTGGGCCATGCTGCTGGTGCCCATGCCCATGTTGATCCTGCCTTATTATATTTATGGGCAGCCGTTCCCGCTTTTGCTGCCGTACTATGTGGCATTTGTGGTCGGATATTTTTCACATCTGATGCTGGATGGGGAATTTTAA